In Arthrobacter sp. B3I4, the following proteins share a genomic window:
- a CDS encoding DNA topoisomerase (ATP-hydrolyzing) subunit A, which produces MARRQTTPPAGGASPDSAGAYVENIVDIDVTSEMEGSFLEYAYSVIYSRALPDARDGLKPVQRRILYMMSEMGLRPDRGHVKSARVVGEVMGKLHPHGDTAIYDAMVRMAQDFSLRLPLIDGHGNFGSLDDGPAAPRYTEARLAAAALTLTDHLDEDVVDFVPNYDNQLTQPDVLPAAFPNLLVNGATGIAVGMATNMAPHNLGEVIAAARHLIEHPDATLEDIMKFVPGPDLPTGGRIVGLDGIRDAYATGRGSFKTRAKVDVEQLSARRTGLVVTELPYMVGPEKVIEKIKDAVNGKKLTGISDIVDLTDRKHGLRLVIELKNGFNPNAVLQQLYRFTPMEDSFGINNVTLVDGQPQTLGLLELLSVYVNHRVNVVRRRTAFRLGKKKDRLHLVEGMLIAIVDIDEVIQIIRSSDESAAARTRLMSIYDLTEIQANYILELRLRQLTKYSRIELEKEQDELRREIAELQAILDSPELLRGLVSDELGELADKYGTPRRTVLLESEAVSPTVAAALAAPVKGKAAPLALEIPDDPCWAILTASGQIARTANQDSLAESGPRAKHDVFRSVVKTSARGEIAAITSQGRMLRLQVVDMPMLPPTSGTPNMAGGVPAKDFITLLKNESLVAFAPLDTVLAIGTAQGVVKRVQPDYPLNREDWEVIALKDKDTVVGVEAAGDDVELVFVTRQAQLLRFSASAVRPQGRTAGGMAGIKLAAGDAVLHFGTARADDDAAVVVTIAGTEGALPGTAPGTAKVTALAEYPAKGRGTGGVRAHRFLKGEDTLLLAWAGHGPAKASSLAGVARSLPGEHGRRDGSGVPLSQAVDAIGPSMAWSAEPAPEAFVL; this is translated from the coding sequence ATGGCACGCCGCCAAACAACGCCCCCGGCAGGGGGAGCCAGCCCGGACTCCGCAGGAGCCTACGTCGAGAACATCGTCGACATCGACGTCACGTCCGAGATGGAAGGCTCGTTCCTGGAGTATGCCTACTCGGTCATCTACTCCCGCGCGCTCCCCGACGCCCGCGACGGGCTCAAGCCGGTGCAGCGGCGCATCCTGTACATGATGAGCGAGATGGGCCTGCGCCCGGACCGCGGGCACGTCAAGAGCGCCCGTGTGGTGGGCGAAGTGATGGGCAAGCTGCACCCGCACGGGGACACCGCGATCTACGACGCGATGGTCCGGATGGCGCAGGACTTCTCGCTGCGGCTGCCCCTGATTGACGGCCACGGCAACTTCGGCTCGCTCGACGACGGCCCGGCCGCGCCGCGGTACACGGAGGCGCGGCTGGCGGCCGCGGCGCTGACCCTGACGGACCACCTCGACGAGGACGTCGTCGACTTCGTCCCCAACTACGACAACCAGCTGACCCAGCCGGACGTGCTGCCGGCCGCCTTCCCGAACCTTTTGGTCAACGGCGCCACCGGCATCGCCGTCGGCATGGCCACGAACATGGCCCCGCACAACCTGGGCGAGGTGATCGCCGCAGCCCGGCACCTGATTGAGCACCCGGACGCCACGCTCGAGGACATCATGAAGTTCGTCCCCGGCCCGGATCTGCCCACCGGCGGCCGGATTGTGGGACTGGACGGCATCCGCGACGCCTACGCCACCGGGCGCGGCTCGTTCAAAACCCGGGCCAAGGTCGACGTCGAACAACTCTCCGCGCGCCGCACCGGTCTGGTGGTCACCGAGCTGCCGTACATGGTGGGCCCGGAAAAGGTGATCGAGAAGATCAAGGACGCGGTCAACGGCAAGAAGCTGACCGGCATTAGCGACATCGTGGACCTGACCGACCGCAAGCACGGCCTGCGGCTGGTCATTGAACTGAAGAACGGTTTCAACCCCAACGCGGTGCTCCAGCAGCTCTACCGCTTCACGCCGATGGAGGATTCCTTCGGCATCAACAACGTCACGCTCGTGGACGGCCAGCCGCAGACGCTCGGCCTGCTCGAACTGCTCTCGGTGTACGTCAACCACCGCGTCAACGTGGTCCGCCGCCGCACCGCCTTCCGCTTGGGCAAGAAGAAGGACCGCCTGCACCTGGTCGAGGGCATGCTCATCGCGATCGTGGACATCGACGAGGTCATCCAGATCATCCGCTCCTCGGATGAGTCGGCTGCGGCCCGCACCCGGCTGATGTCGATCTACGACCTGACCGAAATCCAGGCCAACTACATTCTGGAACTGCGGCTCCGGCAGCTGACGAAGTACTCCCGGATTGAACTGGAGAAGGAACAGGATGAACTCCGCAGGGAGATCGCCGAACTCCAGGCCATCCTGGACTCCCCCGAGCTGCTGCGCGGCCTGGTCTCCGACGAACTCGGCGAACTCGCGGACAAGTACGGCACTCCGCGCCGGACGGTGCTGCTGGAATCAGAGGCCGTCTCCCCCACCGTCGCCGCCGCCCTCGCCGCTCCCGTGAAGGGCAAAGCCGCCCCGCTGGCCCTGGAGATTCCGGACGACCCCTGCTGGGCCATCCTGACGGCGTCCGGGCAGATCGCCCGCACGGCCAACCAGGACAGCCTCGCCGAGTCCGGGCCGCGGGCCAAACACGATGTGTTCCGCTCGGTGGTGAAGACTTCCGCCCGGGGTGAGATCGCGGCTATTACCTCCCAGGGCCGGATGCTGCGGTTGCAGGTGGTGGACATGCCCATGCTTCCGCCCACGTCCGGAACCCCCAACATGGCCGGCGGCGTGCCGGCGAAGGACTTCATCACCCTGCTCAAGAACGAGTCGCTGGTGGCGTTCGCCCCGTTGGATACGGTCCTTGCCATCGGTACCGCGCAGGGCGTGGTGAAGCGCGTCCAGCCCGACTACCCGCTGAACCGCGAGGATTGGGAAGTGATCGCGCTCAAGGACAAGGACACGGTGGTCGGCGTCGAGGCCGCCGGCGACGACGTCGAGCTGGTCTTCGTGACACGCCAGGCCCAGCTGCTGCGTTTCAGCGCCTCTGCGGTCCGGCCGCAGGGCCGCACCGCGGGAGGCATGGCGGGAATCAAACTGGCCGCCGGCGATGCGGTGCTGCACTTCGGCACGGCGCGGGCAGACGACGACGCCGCCGTGGTGGTCACCATCGCCGGCACCGAAGGCGCCCTCCCGGGCACGGCCCCCGGGACAGCGAAGGTGACCGCACTTGCGGAGTACCCGGCCAAGGGACGAGGCACGGGCGGCGTGCGGGCACACCGCTTCCTCAAGGGCGAGGACACCCTGCTGCTGGCCTGGGCCGGCCACGGCCCGGCGAAAGCATCCTCGCTGGCCGGAGTGGCCCGTTCGCTGCCCGGTGAGCACGGCCGCCGCGACGGTTCCGGCGTCCCGCTCTCCCAGGCTGTCGACGCCATCGGGCCGAGCATGGCCTGGTCTGCCGAACCCGCGCCGGAGGCGTTCGTCCTTTAG
- a CDS encoding DinB family protein: MPIVPDQKDWTWVLSRPCPECGFDASSSTPATTPGQLANLLPRWRAVLRRPDAVIRPDEDAWSALEYACHVRDVFSLFDHRLNLMLSEDGARFADWDQDRTAIEQDYAGADPAEVSAALAAEGEQAAESFGRVPEQDWGRTGVRSNGSQFTVLTLAQYFLHDVVHHLHDVDG; encoded by the coding sequence ATGCCTATCGTTCCCGATCAAAAGGACTGGACCTGGGTGCTGTCGCGGCCGTGCCCGGAGTGCGGTTTTGACGCCTCCTCCAGTACCCCCGCGACGACGCCGGGCCAGCTGGCCAACCTGCTCCCCCGCTGGCGCGCGGTGCTGCGCCGCCCGGACGCTGTGATCCGGCCGGACGAGGACGCCTGGTCGGCGCTGGAGTACGCCTGCCACGTCCGGGATGTGTTCAGCTTGTTCGACCACCGCTTGAACCTCATGCTCAGCGAGGACGGCGCCCGGTTTGCTGACTGGGACCAGGACCGGACCGCCATCGAGCAGGACTACGCCGGGGCCGACCCTGCCGAGGTCAGCGCCGCCCTGGCGGCCGAAGGCGAACAGGCGGCCGAGTCCTTTGGCCGCGTCCCGGAGCAGGACTGGGGGCGTACCGGGGTGCGGAGCAATGGCTCGCAGTTCACCGTGCTGACCCTCGCACAATACTTCCTGCACGACGTCGTGCATCACCTCCACGACGTGGACGGCTGA
- a CDS encoding DUF5998 family protein: MSSQPPASKPQTPAAGRHGSQHPGPHDHSVQGHSLEEALQQAGFYPRLVADVVADALDGRDCVAHLVHLETHFDRAEVRRHITVLVLTEDMLVITHVDDQQLDDAGEQIVAQVSTESVPVTQIRSVVLSYVYAQPQDYKPSDPVRELTLSIAWSGGQRLDMGPASCGDPQCEADHGYSGTIAQEDIVLRISAEADGLQAVQDAKLFARALRAVNTGSTALAPHGVSSLPQRPRPGVFGTRLSRGHQR, from the coding sequence ATGAGCTCCCAGCCTCCAGCATCCAAGCCCCAGACGCCCGCCGCCGGCCGCCACGGCTCGCAGCACCCCGGTCCGCACGACCACAGCGTGCAGGGCCACAGCCTGGAGGAAGCACTGCAGCAGGCCGGCTTCTATCCCCGCCTGGTGGCCGACGTCGTCGCCGACGCTCTGGACGGCCGCGATTGCGTGGCCCACCTGGTCCACCTCGAAACGCACTTCGACCGGGCCGAGGTGCGTCGGCACATCACCGTGCTGGTGCTCACCGAGGACATGCTCGTCATCACCCACGTCGATGACCAGCAGCTTGATGACGCCGGTGAGCAGATCGTCGCCCAGGTCTCCACCGAGTCCGTCCCGGTGACGCAGATCCGCTCCGTGGTCCTCAGCTACGTCTACGCCCAGCCGCAGGACTACAAGCCCTCCGACCCGGTCCGCGAACTGACCCTCTCGATCGCCTGGTCCGGCGGACAGCGCCTGGACATGGGCCCCGCCAGCTGCGGCGACCCGCAGTGCGAGGCGGACCACGGGTACAGCGGAACGATCGCCCAGGAGGACATCGTCCTGCGGATCAGCGCCGAAGCGGACGGCCTGCAAGCAGTCCAGGACGCCAAACTTTTCGCCCGGGCCCTCCGCGCGGTGAACACCGGTTCCACGGCACTGGCCCCGCACGGCGTCTCGTCGCTGCCACAGCGCCCGCGCCCCGGTGTTTTCGGCACCCGCCTCAGCCGCGGCCACCAGCGCTGA
- a CDS encoding VOC family protein has translation MLKDQPVGAVLPAADIARARDFYRDKLGLEPDNIGDEDNVRYTCGSGSQFMVYQTPNAGSAKNTQLGWMVPDVRAAVEELRAAGVVFEEYDFPGLKTENGIATLPDGGSAAWFLDSEGNILNINSGM, from the coding sequence ATGCTCAAAGACCAGCCGGTCGGCGCTGTTTTGCCGGCCGCCGACATCGCCCGCGCCCGTGATTTCTACCGCGACAAGCTCGGACTGGAACCGGACAACATCGGTGACGAGGACAACGTGCGGTACACCTGCGGCTCCGGCAGCCAGTTCATGGTGTACCAGACACCCAACGCCGGATCTGCCAAGAACACCCAATTGGGCTGGATGGTCCCGGACGTGCGCGCCGCCGTCGAGGAACTCCGGGCAGCCGGCGTCGTGTTCGAGGAGTACGACTTCCCGGGCCTGAAGACCGAAAACGGCATCGCCACCCTGCCGGACGGAGGCTCGGCCGCCTGGTTCCTGGACAGCGAGGGCAACATCCTGAACATCAACTCGGGGATGTAA
- a CDS encoding GNAT family N-acetyltransferase, translated as MVDQPADGVYPEHWEADVVLRDGGTAHLRPIHPSDSDAVQAFHVGQSQKSIYMRFFAFKSKLSAKELKRFTEVDYKDRVALVITIGGDIIGIGRYDRLDDPEEAEVAFNIADAHQGRGIGSILLEHLGAAARENGIRKFSAEVLPENRKMLMVFSDAGYDVKRHFDDGVVSLEFNIDPTDKSRAVMESREHRAEARSIQELLAPSSVAVIGASRKWGTVGYQLLEHIIEGGFTGPVYAINPEALELAGMLSFAKLSDVPGPVKLAIIAVPYDEVPGVVRECGEAGVKGIVVATAGYADDGERGLARQRDLVRQARANGMRVIGPASLGIVNTNPAVSLNASMAPSLARRGGLGLFSQSAAIGVSLYAASSRRRVGISTFLSAGNRADVSGNDMMQFWEDDADTTAVGLYLESIGNPRKFSRLARRLARTKPVIVAKTNAMGLDLPPGHAVRTTQAPAEALDAMMRQAGVIRVETIEELMDVAQIVASQPLPQGPGVAVFSNSRALGKVVADSAAAAGLGVERIVTDVDLDAGMSRALPALRRSLQETLTLESVHAVVVSLLPARGLTVEKIGAVLAECSAATGKPVVAAFTGILDPSVYVEGMVGAAADDAGHAAAVPCYSNPGAAVAALAAVVRYAQWVVRDQGLFVEPEGCDPEAAHEDLEELLRPVGGEQLVRLDPEAAAKLLGRYGIRVLPSAGFRSDEEAVAAADRFGWPVALKTTDPALRHRLDLGGVRLDIQDADSLRRNITQMRKSLQRYGSPSLEVQSMAPVGQACTFRAIEDPLLGPVVSFGLAGDAVNLLDDWAHRVPPLSGSDVHDFIRAPRASRKLFGYQGLPAVDAAALEDLAARLTRLKDNHPEIALVEFNPVLAGPEGAVILAADVRIANAAQRTDTARRAMRS; from the coding sequence ATGGTGGATCAGCCCGCGGACGGCGTATATCCGGAACATTGGGAAGCCGATGTCGTGCTGCGCGACGGCGGTACTGCGCACCTGCGGCCCATCCACCCCTCCGACTCGGACGCCGTGCAGGCCTTCCATGTCGGGCAGTCGCAGAAGTCCATCTACATGCGCTTCTTCGCGTTTAAGTCCAAGCTCTCCGCCAAGGAACTCAAGCGCTTCACCGAGGTCGATTACAAGGACCGGGTGGCCCTCGTCATCACCATCGGCGGCGACATCATCGGCATCGGTCGCTACGACCGGCTCGATGACCCGGAAGAAGCCGAGGTCGCCTTCAACATCGCCGACGCCCATCAGGGCCGCGGCATCGGCTCCATCCTGCTCGAACACCTCGGCGCCGCCGCCCGTGAGAACGGCATCCGCAAGTTCAGCGCCGAAGTGCTCCCGGAGAACCGCAAGATGCTGATGGTCTTCTCCGACGCCGGGTACGACGTCAAACGGCACTTCGACGACGGCGTCGTGAGCCTGGAGTTCAATATCGACCCCACGGACAAGTCCCGGGCGGTGATGGAATCCCGCGAACACCGCGCCGAGGCCCGCAGCATCCAGGAACTGCTCGCGCCGTCCTCCGTGGCCGTGATCGGGGCCAGCCGCAAATGGGGCACCGTGGGCTACCAGCTGCTGGAACACATCATTGAGGGCGGCTTCACCGGCCCGGTCTACGCCATCAACCCCGAAGCCCTGGAACTGGCCGGCATGCTGTCTTTCGCCAAACTCTCCGACGTGCCCGGGCCGGTTAAACTCGCCATCATCGCCGTCCCGTACGACGAGGTCCCCGGTGTGGTCCGGGAATGCGGCGAAGCCGGAGTCAAGGGGATCGTGGTGGCGACCGCCGGGTACGCGGACGACGGCGAACGCGGCCTCGCCCGGCAACGGGACCTGGTCCGCCAGGCCCGCGCCAACGGCATGCGCGTGATCGGCCCGGCCTCGCTTGGGATCGTCAACACCAATCCGGCCGTGTCCCTCAACGCCTCGATGGCGCCGTCGCTGGCCCGCCGCGGGGGACTGGGCCTCTTCAGCCAGTCCGCGGCGATCGGCGTCTCCCTGTACGCCGCCTCGAGCCGCCGCCGGGTCGGCATCTCAACGTTCCTTTCAGCCGGCAACCGCGCGGACGTCTCCGGCAACGACATGATGCAGTTCTGGGAGGACGACGCCGACACCACCGCCGTCGGGCTGTACCTGGAATCGATCGGCAACCCGCGCAAATTCTCCCGGCTGGCCCGGCGGCTGGCCCGCACTAAGCCGGTCATCGTGGCCAAAACGAACGCCATGGGCCTTGACCTGCCGCCGGGCCATGCGGTGCGCACCACGCAGGCGCCGGCCGAGGCGCTGGACGCCATGATGCGCCAGGCCGGGGTGATCCGGGTGGAGACCATCGAAGAGCTGATGGACGTCGCCCAGATCGTCGCCAGCCAGCCGCTGCCGCAGGGGCCCGGCGTGGCTGTCTTCAGCAACTCCCGGGCGCTGGGCAAGGTGGTAGCGGACAGCGCGGCCGCCGCCGGGCTCGGCGTCGAGCGCATCGTCACCGACGTCGACCTGGACGCCGGCATGTCCCGGGCCCTGCCGGCGCTGCGGCGCAGCCTGCAGGAGACGCTGACCCTTGAGTCGGTGCACGCCGTCGTCGTGTCCCTGCTGCCGGCCCGCGGGCTGACCGTCGAGAAGATCGGCGCTGTGCTGGCCGAATGCTCCGCGGCCACCGGGAAACCGGTGGTGGCCGCGTTCACCGGCATCCTGGATCCGTCGGTCTACGTCGAGGGCATGGTTGGGGCTGCGGCCGACGACGCCGGGCACGCCGCCGCGGTGCCCTGCTACTCCAACCCCGGTGCCGCCGTCGCGGCCCTCGCCGCCGTGGTCCGCTACGCCCAGTGGGTGGTCCGGGACCAGGGCCTCTTCGTGGAACCCGAAGGCTGCGACCCAGAAGCTGCGCATGAGGACCTCGAGGAGCTGCTCCGGCCGGTGGGCGGCGAACAGCTGGTCCGGCTGGACCCCGAGGCGGCGGCGAAGCTGCTGGGCCGCTACGGCATCCGGGTGCTGCCCTCCGCAGGCTTCCGCAGCGACGAGGAAGCCGTCGCGGCCGCCGACCGGTTCGGCTGGCCGGTCGCCCTGAAGACCACCGACCCCGCACTGCGACACCGGCTGGACCTGGGCGGGGTGCGCCTGGACATCCAGGACGCCGACTCGCTGCGGCGCAATATCACACAGATGCGCAAGTCCCTGCAGCGCTATGGATCGCCGTCGCTCGAAGTGCAGTCGATGGCCCCGGTGGGCCAGGCCTGCACCTTCCGGGCCATCGAGGACCCGCTGCTGGGGCCGGTGGTGTCCTTCGGGCTCGCCGGGGACGCCGTGAACCTGCTCGATGACTGGGCCCACCGGGTCCCGCCGCTCTCCGGCTCCGACGTCCATGACTTCATCCGGGCTCCCCGGGCCTCGCGCAAACTCTTCGGCTACCAGGGCCTGCCCGCCGTCGACGCCGCAGCCCTCGAGGACCTGGCGGCCCGGCTCACCCGGCTCAAGGACAACCACCCGGAGATCGCCCTGGTCGAATTCAACCCGGTGCTGGCAGGACCCGAAGGTGCGGTGATCCTGGCCGCCGATGTCCGGATCGCCAACGCCGCCCAGCGCACGGACACGGCGCGGCGTGCGATGCGCAGCTAG
- the sepH gene encoding septation protein SepH has product MQDLRLVGVHDDGKHFLLSGTGGEMFQLPIDEALRAAASRTPAKAPPGAGAEPISMSPRDIQARIRGGATAAEVAELSGIPLAKVQRYEGPVLAEREYVAQQARKIEVASPTAGHDSYRSFFGDQPATLEEMVMHRLRAYGVEPSSVEWDSWRRQDGSWNVVARFATQPGAHAAIGEEPPAMWTFSPPRKSLQNANRWAQQLSELEPMDGPVPSRRLSAVSDRPFDFETDAEAAARTATAQLSVIHSNSAQSHGVQATGQPDKDADGLLDMLRSRRGQRLGLDEDADDALALLLTNGVPAAHPRPSEVPPAAESTDESAAGDSGQPAPALGEAGEPAAAATVEPHAIPDADALSRRRDARPSMLSRLSMAPRHQQPSEGDDALTLHEGVSTETREITIAASQLRPVRTGPPAGSAPGPGAGAGLDELLGGGQPRRSRHESGEGSRGDDSQQDPSRTDPSRAEREPETPERQPAKPKRSSVPSWDEIVFGTRGD; this is encoded by the coding sequence ATGCAGGATCTACGGCTTGTAGGCGTCCACGACGACGGGAAGCATTTCCTGTTGAGTGGCACCGGCGGCGAGATGTTCCAGCTGCCGATCGATGAGGCTCTGCGGGCGGCTGCGAGCCGGACGCCCGCGAAGGCTCCTCCGGGCGCAGGCGCGGAGCCCATTTCGATGTCCCCGCGGGACATCCAAGCGAGGATCCGCGGCGGCGCCACCGCGGCGGAGGTGGCCGAACTTTCCGGCATTCCGCTGGCGAAAGTGCAGCGCTATGAAGGGCCGGTCCTCGCGGAGCGGGAGTATGTTGCCCAGCAGGCCCGCAAGATCGAGGTCGCTTCCCCTACTGCGGGGCACGACAGCTACCGTTCCTTCTTCGGCGACCAGCCCGCGACGCTTGAGGAGATGGTGATGCACCGGCTCCGGGCGTACGGGGTTGAGCCCTCCAGCGTTGAGTGGGACTCCTGGCGGCGCCAGGACGGCAGCTGGAACGTGGTGGCCCGCTTCGCAACGCAGCCCGGCGCGCACGCCGCAATCGGCGAAGAACCGCCGGCGATGTGGACGTTCAGCCCGCCGCGCAAGTCGCTGCAGAACGCCAACCGCTGGGCCCAGCAACTCAGTGAACTCGAGCCGATGGACGGCCCGGTTCCGTCCCGCCGGCTCTCGGCGGTTTCGGACCGCCCCTTCGATTTTGAGACCGATGCAGAGGCGGCGGCGCGCACGGCGACCGCCCAGCTGAGCGTCATCCATTCCAACAGCGCCCAGTCCCACGGCGTCCAGGCCACCGGCCAGCCGGACAAGGATGCCGACGGCCTGCTGGATATGCTCCGGTCGCGGCGCGGCCAGCGCCTCGGCCTGGATGAGGACGCAGACGACGCCCTGGCGCTGCTGCTCACCAACGGTGTGCCGGCCGCCCACCCGCGCCCGTCCGAGGTTCCGCCCGCCGCGGAAAGCACGGACGAGAGCGCCGCCGGCGATTCGGGCCAGCCCGCGCCGGCCCTCGGCGAAGCCGGGGAGCCTGCAGCCGCGGCGACGGTTGAACCGCACGCCATTCCGGACGCAGACGCCCTGAGCCGTCGCCGGGATGCCCGTCCTTCCATGCTGTCCCGCCTAAGCATGGCGCCCCGGCACCAGCAGCCCTCGGAGGGCGACGACGCGCTGACGCTCCATGAAGGGGTCAGCACGGAGACCCGGGAAATCACCATCGCCGCTTCGCAGCTGCGGCCGGTCCGTACCGGTCCGCCGGCGGGTTCCGCGCCCGGGCCCGGAGCGGGCGCCGGGCTGGACGAACTGCTGGGCGGCGGGCAGCCGCGGCGGTCGCGGCACGAGTCCGGCGAGGGCTCCCGCGGCGACGATTCCCAGCAGGACCCGTCCCGTACCGACCCGTCCCGTGCTGAGCGGGAACCGGAGACGCCGGAACGCCAGCCCGCCAAGCCGAAGCGCTCGAGCGTGCCGAGCTGGGACGAGATCGTCTTCGGTACCCGCGGCGACTAA
- a CDS encoding alkaline phosphatase family protein, producing the protein MPAPPAYGHRSIAEVLSSAAASLGVPGLENRLKLPAAKHVCVVLADGLGRQLLKQKSAHTPFLRSVLQSGQGAVPAGLDAAFPSTTAASLASLGTGLPAGQHGMVGYDVLDPDQDRVVNMLNNWDDGVDPHQWQPLPTVFERAAGYVDVSTVGLPRFSDSALTQAALRGGRFVAGTTSHARTAAAAETMAGAESSLMYFYVHELDKAGHRYGCQSPQWEHQLEELDATVRRLNATLPAGTTVLVTGDHGMLDVPESQRIDYSAEPELIAGVRHTAGEPRMVHLYLEDGADDAGRRYLLDAWRTRFGDRIWSFTREEAVAAGLFGEVRGPVGPRIGDVMIAARDALAFYDTRRVPARALEVVGQHGSLTKAEREVPLLCFQAEGKTGKKAQRR; encoded by the coding sequence ATGCCCGCGCCCCCGGCCTACGGGCACCGTTCCATCGCCGAGGTGCTCAGCAGCGCCGCCGCGAGCCTGGGCGTCCCGGGCCTTGAGAACCGGCTGAAGCTGCCCGCCGCCAAGCACGTGTGCGTGGTCCTGGCCGACGGGCTGGGCCGGCAACTGCTCAAGCAAAAGTCCGCCCACACTCCTTTCCTGCGGTCAGTGCTGCAGTCGGGCCAGGGCGCCGTACCGGCCGGACTCGATGCGGCGTTCCCGTCCACCACGGCCGCCTCGCTGGCGAGCCTGGGCACCGGGCTGCCTGCCGGGCAGCACGGGATGGTGGGCTACGACGTCCTCGACCCGGACCAGGACCGCGTGGTCAACATGCTCAACAACTGGGACGACGGCGTCGACCCGCACCAGTGGCAGCCGCTGCCCACTGTCTTTGAACGGGCGGCCGGGTACGTCGACGTCAGCACCGTCGGCCTGCCGCGGTTCAGTGATTCCGCCTTGACCCAGGCCGCGCTGCGCGGCGGACGCTTTGTCGCCGGAACCACCTCGCACGCGCGGACCGCCGCAGCGGCAGAGACGATGGCCGGTGCGGAGAGCTCCCTGATGTACTTTTACGTCCACGAACTGGACAAGGCCGGCCACCGCTACGGCTGCCAGTCGCCGCAGTGGGAACACCAGCTCGAAGAGCTCGACGCTACGGTGCGCCGGCTCAACGCCACCTTGCCGGCCGGCACGACCGTGCTGGTCACGGGCGACCACGGCATGCTGGACGTGCCCGAATCGCAGCGCATCGACTACTCCGCTGAACCGGAGCTCATCGCAGGCGTCCGGCACACGGCCGGGGAACCCCGCATGGTCCACCTCTACCTGGAAGACGGCGCAGACGACGCCGGCCGGCGGTACCTGCTGGACGCGTGGCGGACCCGTTTCGGCGACCGGATCTGGTCCTTCACCCGGGAAGAGGCCGTGGCCGCTGGGCTGTTTGGCGAAGTCCGCGGCCCGGTTGGACCGCGGATCGGCGATGTGATGATCGCCGCCCGCGACGCGCTGGCCTTCTATGACACCCGCCGGGTCCCGGCCAGGGCGCTTGAGGTGGTGGGGCAGCACGGGTCGCTGACCAAGGCCGAGCGGGAGGTTCCGCTGCTCTGCTTCCAAGCGGAAGGAAAAACCGGGAAGAAGGCCCAGCGCCGCTGA
- a CDS encoding GNAT family N-acetyltransferase, producing the protein MNGRPDSLEPSDHLDPRLTWRPAGPAELDGWAALIARTAAVERPVWFERREDLAQLLESRNNPVAGNSILGFDGEGIPRAYSRITKNPTGDKAIGFGCVDPAWQGSGIGTGLLGWLEARTRQRFAEDGLAAPRLRLYMEEQHTHQAALFRGRGYRIVRYYNEMHRPLSHAFPEPVLDDGLELVCFEPGLHEAVRLAHNEAFRNHWGSEPRDEEAWGFVVNDPLARPDLSAVVIEKAGGRVAGYQLASHDAESAADRGFKEGYTDLLGVRREFRGRGIAQALLADAMRRFAAAGMDKASLDVDSENPTGALALYTKLGYVTVNRSMAWDKEL; encoded by the coding sequence ATGAACGGACGCCCGGACTCGCTCGAGCCGTCGGACCACCTTGACCCCCGCTTGACCTGGCGGCCTGCCGGACCGGCCGAGCTGGACGGGTGGGCTGCCCTGATCGCCCGCACAGCCGCGGTGGAACGACCGGTCTGGTTTGAGCGCCGCGAGGACCTGGCCCAGCTGCTGGAGTCCCGGAACAACCCCGTCGCGGGGAACAGCATCCTCGGCTTCGATGGTGAAGGCATCCCGCGGGCCTACAGCAGGATCACGAAAAACCCGACCGGGGACAAAGCTATCGGCTTCGGCTGCGTGGATCCCGCCTGGCAGGGCAGCGGGATCGGGACCGGGCTGCTGGGCTGGCTGGAGGCACGCACCCGGCAGCGGTTTGCCGAAGACGGCCTGGCCGCGCCGAGGCTGCGCCTCTACATGGAAGAACAGCACACCCACCAAGCAGCACTCTTCCGGGGACGCGGCTACCGGATTGTCCGCTACTACAACGAGATGCACCGGCCGCTAAGCCACGCCTTCCCGGAGCCCGTGCTCGACGACGGGCTGGAACTCGTGTGCTTTGAGCCGGGCCTGCACGAGGCTGTGCGGCTGGCGCACAACGAGGCCTTCCGGAACCACTGGGGCAGCGAGCCCCGCGATGAGGAGGCATGGGGTTTTGTGGTCAACGATCCGCTGGCCCGGCCGGACCTGAGCGCGGTAGTCATCGAAAAGGCTGGCGGCCGGGTCGCCGGCTACCAGCTCGCCAGCCACGACGCCGAAAGCGCCGCGGACCGCGGTTTCAAAGAAGGCTACACGGACCTGCTCGGAGTGCGCCGGGAGTTCCGCGGCCGGGGGATAGCCCAGGCACTGCTCGCCGACGCCATGCGCCGCTTCGCCGCCGCCGGAATGGACAAGGCTTCGCTCGACGTCGACTCGGAGAACCCGACGGGAGCCCTGGCGCTCTACACCAAGCTGGGGTACGTGACGGTCAATCGCAGCATGGCCTGGGACAAGGAACTCTAG